Below is a genomic region from Ictalurus punctatus breed USDA103 chromosome 12, Coco_2.0, whole genome shotgun sequence.
gttctgttagaaaagatagcttgatgtgtggtttcattaaattcattcaatttaaatatcttgtctttctaagaaaaactgctgattaagcaatgcactataccatattcatgagaaagtagaatgttgtatttgttatttgacgtttgtgtaaattcaatacgtcgttttcagctagtgattaaagaattggttcatgagtcatctttgtcagatatgctggtggcgctttctgattttagtcatttaaccattcaaaagagttatttgtgtgtggaacagtgttgcattgcacccgcgaatacctgcaacctgtaatggaaaataagatttattttgttccaacacttttttgttgttgttgttgttgctgttgttgctgttgttgttgctccaaaactgaaaagtgttacaatggaagcagaagtaagtgtagcttcttaaattgtgtagtgtaacgcagtgtttttcaatcttttttgagccatggcacattttttacattggaaaaatcttgtggcacaccaccaaccaaaaatgttacagaatatcactctgtagcctaatacagtatatataattgcaatatagtttctcaatttatttatactcactcagtgtgaaacctgtgcctgtttagatgaacacaaagccgatatcctggcaggaattgaagggaagtgtgggacttttttcatttagctacaagttcagcaactagctttgagggctttctaatttacctttgtggtttttctcattaatgttgcctgtttcggtgttttcacgcaggcaaacaaaatagtccatcggcttgttttgaagcgacgggtgtttcacttggagatagcgtttaaggttgcttggcaccatggcgctattggacagcttctcgccacacaccaagcataatggagtcggggtcATCTCATCGCTGGTGAAAGTAAATATTAACGAAAGATAGCTTTCGCTGTATTGCCTCGAGCTCAccatctttgctttctttttaccaccactcatactaggcccttcacctgAGTCACAgtcttgtccagggcccagttcggagtttgcatgtttcctttttaaaaacttctccatcactgccaccacgacctgtcgcatgcgtcactaattctcttgtctctaagaaggtaggaggcaattacctgctgccacccggacgaatattacattactctgccagtcactatattacagcacagacactcaaccatggcttattatttgcagataataattaataaataagaattttaagactaagtgaaattggacaatttctcacggcacgcctgacgatctctcgtgacacactagtgtgccacggcacagtggttgaaaaacactgctctacggtatgtagactgtattacatgcgtgttgagcagagaggagatattataatattatacagtatctggaaatatagtgtgtgactgctgctgaaataaggaagagacttaggattctccttttcaaatctgaaaccaaattgctgaagcagcacaatacttacctgaacagcTTACTCTgtctttagttatttaaactaagcattggtggttcagtggtagaattcttgCCTGCCACACGGGAGACCCTGGGTTCAATTACCGGCCAACGCAGAAGTGAGttttgaaagttaagccttcaccaaaggaacattacaagccttataatttctgcccaaactagaCGAACTCCATAGGGAGGGAACagtgcatggttttggaaaCACGACCCATCATTAATGTCTTTGTAAACTCCAACTTTGTAAACTTGGGCGATCATTTGAACATTCCGCCTCATATTCTCCCTGAGTGGAAAGATCCTGATTAGTATCAATCTCCTGATCCATAGTGTGACTATGTACCTTGCTGAGGTGTTTTCGGAAGCCACTATAAGTACAAAATGATAACAGGCGACCTggctctccacattttaaatgtaactttttgctaggatataaacatgttgaaattttaaatgttgacgaaGAGCCAAACAAGTTCTGAGGTATGCTTTACATTCAAAACATATGAACATCTTCAAGGCAGTTAATCTCACTGCAGCAATCATGCTCGAAGTTCTTTAACACGCAGGCTCTCCATTGCTCTTCCGACATCGATGTTATATATAGtggtttggataaatgtgtagaaatcacaaagagcttcatcatatcagaaactgaagacatagtgagctttgaacagttcatcaaaagctgccactgatgtgTGCGCCTTACATGGGATCGCCTTTTGGTCGATAATGACGTAGAACTTTGGGATATCCTTCTTTCGCTCACCGATGCAGAGGAGAAATGGTTGTCTTGTGTCAGCACTCTCAATGAAGGTATTCACACTGGCTCCTTCCTGAAGGTCAGCAAagggacataaaataaatatgaaaataaaactctttgcaTGTTCTTTACATTATCACTAGCACCGTCACATCTTGTTTGCAGGTGGAGTAAGCAAAATGAGATGCAGGTCTCAGAATAACCTACACCTCAAGAGCTCCTTAAAATTaagatctgatgtttaaatattaacttttgcaTACCTTAAGACAGCTCACAAGATGGCTGGTTGCTTGAGCTGAACTgatcttggatatttttttctggCCTCTTGAGGTTAGAGGGAGCAGATGCAGCTGCAAAAGGATTGAGGACATGTCGCTGTCCCATCGTAAAGAcatcataaaataattaaatgatctctctttaattatttttttaaagactggaacatttttaaaatacaaaacagtttatactAACCATTGtagtcctcagattcaggttcagttcctgacAGCAGCTCGCCCATATTCTTAAGAGTCTTGCAGTCTGCAATGATTTTTGGCTTGAAGAATATTGACCACATTGCCAGGAACTTCTGGAACACTTCGTCAccaaacatcatggagaaatCCTGGTCGATCTTTAAACAAGGTTCATACAGGTTTAAACACAAAggacataaatggataaaagctcaaatactaaaaattaagatctgctgtgttatttatgcatacatttgggatataaaagattagaacgttgaatttctcagtttggtccggcctgttgttgttatggtgatcactgaacaactcctttctctactgtaccagtgaactcctttaataactacagagaaggtcatttccttttcaaaactatTTCCAAAGCTAAATATTTTCTTACCAATCCAGATACAGCAAGGAAACAAGTGAACAAATCCAGGACTGAAGATGATGCATCCTCACCGACCATCTTCGGTCAATACTGGAAAGTCGCTCATCTTCTCATCAATGAAATGTCGTATTGTAGATATCGCCTCCCTGCACTCCTCACCAAATAGCTGTTGACAAGTTAAGAGAGATTCTTGTCTGTTTTTTGGACCATCCTGAAGAACAGTCTTGGAATAACACCGGGAGCTAGCACAGGTGTTATGTTGAACTGTCTTGATCCTGCATGCAATGAAGCCAGTATTACCCTAAAGGATCATAGTAGTGTTCCTGTTTAAGAAAAGACCCAAACAGAGGCATCTCGTTCTTGGCTTCAAGAATGAATTACTCAACACAATAAGTTCACACAATGActatataacattaaaaaaacaagtggaaaatacaaagctgagcaacctataaacactaatctaaaacaagatcattttaactttaaaactataaaagggaagaaaatataaacacacacactggtttggGTTTTCAGACAAAACTTACAtatccatgtttggagaaaggatctTGGAGGTATGGAAAAAGTGTCACAATTCCCAGTGCATAATTGGTCTTCACACTTGACGATGGAATCatcctttcaaaataaatcaatttactttgcaagtgtgtatgttttgcaagAAGTTAAAGGATAAATTCTCCTTTTATAGCAACACAGAATAGCATTCTTTATCTGTGCCACATGAATCTGTTGTGATGATAAAGGGAGGGAAGTGACCTCCAATTCTTACCCATGTAGCTCTAACATATGCCACACGTAAACAGATGGTGAACGTCCTGGTTGCAGACATGTTAGTGTTTTGGTCTTTTCATACTCCTTGAAGATTTCCTCACCCTTTGGATTGGCCCTCAGAACACAATCAACTTTCTGTCAAAACATCTTACATCGTTATGACATGCTCATGGAAATTTAAGAGGATTTTTAATGCCTTTCCTTTATGTcgagaatacatttacaaaacacttctacagataagtatcaataataaacaattacgtAATTGaggattttaaatgcatttattcaaagcttACCTGTCTTGCTTCATTCTGCTCCATTAACCCTGTTGGGTTCCTACTCTTTCGTGTGGACTCCAGGACAATTGTGGAATCTAATGAATAGGATGAAGCTGGGGATAGTggagtcagtacagaggaggatgcttgatctgagaccagctgaacatccagatctacaaaatcacagacagaacaaaatcaatttaaatgtacatgtatttatcagtaacaaaagcatttcaacaaatacttgaatggttacataaaaaaatctaaagtatattatcttcatTAAGTACTTTCCATATACGAATAAGATGTATGTAACGTAATGATCAATAGTATAGCAAATGATAATAGTTTGAGGTTCttcaaaaagatattttagactCTGCTCCTAGGTAACTACAtggcctcgtctatttcactcgagaatatccacaaatagggaagaacattacaaaaataaaggtaatgtatacaataattatcatgaacgggtttaaaaagggggagagagagagtaatagtaATCGTAATATTTCTTGGCTAACTACCACAAAACTTGGAACAGAATACCCCTTGAGGGAAACTGCCGTTcctgagtttggacacacgagggcagtcaagctccatccagcacaacgccgcctgaaacagaaggtagctttgggctattttacactgaCGCGGCTCATCAGTGtgattactgtgcattgtctagttttcacgtatcaaggacaatacacggagcttctgaaatgtttaacagcatcatcattatgatttattttttttaaagaacataccctattctctagacatggaaatgtttttttttttttttttaagtttacattgtcacaaagcagctgtacagatatctggatatattatttcaatgtccattcttaaacacgacagatgaacaaacaaagaaactaagcacatgaaaaggttagatagaccaatgattaaatactactccgttcaaatgaatacagacgCCTGCTCAGATACCACAACGTTTAAAAACCTCGACATTCGCGGCGTCATAAAGGGAACAACCGTCAAGCATACCATCAGGAAACTTACAGAACTCTGAACGTGACGTCATAACAGATCTTATGGCTCGCTCCTCCGATTTGACTACATATGTCTGTGCGCGCGCGCCGGGGAGACTGACCTAGACACGGTATAAGgacaacacacatttaaaacatattaacacattcacattatatcatgtacatagcagtatagttatcataataaattacacaaattaattgctaatattaacattattaatgtctttcttaatattattagtcatttcattctcatcactgctcctacgtaacttcatgtgttccctaggtggcctcgtctatttcGCTCGAGAATATATAAGGTTATTACCATTTTATTccctatttattcattttaacatgAGCTCATGTCTAcaattgttaaataacaacaataattatcatggacgggacaaaagggaagagagagattaataataatatcatgtaatAGTTCTTGCCCAGAAATCCGCTTCTAGAAAAtcgccgttcccgagtttggccacacgagggcagtcaagctccatctaGCGCAAtacacaacgccgcctgaaactgaaggtaggtttgggctattttacagacacagctcattactgtgcattgtgttgttcggacataaccacaattaacggctcatctatataaacaaacattaatattcatagcactatatttaatataaaaccttGTTTTTATAAaccttgattttatttaaacaatttaaacatatatatacacaaacatgcatatatatatatatatattttaaaaaaaagtgtcattttatctctgtaccacgttctaataATGAAACTGCCGAAGAAAGAaaattttctgttttctgagacgaggaagtggctcttaaaagagcctttgtgtttattagacggagttgtggtttaagcgcgttctccgcgaatacggcgggccagctgaatatccttgggcatgatggtcactctcttggcgtGGATAGCGCACAGGTTGGTGTCCTCGAACAGACCGACCAGGTATGCCTCGCTCGCTTCCTGCAGGGCCATGACGGCCGAGCTCTGGAAACGCAAGTCGGTCTTGAAGTCCTGAGCGATTTCTCTCACCAGGCGCTGGAAGGGCAGCTTGCGGATGAGCAGCTCAGTAGACTTCTGATAACGACGGATCTCCCTCAGAGCCACGGTGCCGGGCCTGTAACGGTGAGGCTTCTTCACGCCGCCGGTAGCCGGCGCACTCTTGCGGGCAGCCTTAGTGGCGAGCTGCTTCCTTGGCGCCTTGCCACCGGTGGACTTACGGGcggtctgcttggttcttgccaTAGCGTCAAACTCTGCACTTCGCGgatagaaaaacagaataaactgcGCGCGCGAACGCGGCCTTTTTAAGCCATAACGCCGCCCTACGTTGATTGGGCGTCTCGAACGCGCTCGTCTGCTATTCGATAGAACGTTTTACGTCACCTGTTGACTATTGGACCGTCTTCTCTGCCACCGTTCGAAACATAAGACGTCCGccactattctattctattggcgcgctctctctaacacaaatgctttgttcattagaaacacacacaacgccgtcacaaaccattttcactcctcagacttcatttaaccagcaCGCTAACTGCTATTGTTCTCATAGTCATTACTTAAATATGGTATTAAATCATGACTACAAAATTATcgtcctttttttatttataaatatgctgtCTTAAAAGTGCACAATTTCACTcctcagatttcatttagacAACACGCTAActaccactattattattactactacttaaCGTAATCACATAATTATTAGCAAAGTATAACgcatctgttttcatttcaaacgtGCTGACTTTCTAGTGCACACTTTCAGTAGAAAAACGGGTGTAAAATTGCACTTTTGAAGCAGAgatggtggctcttaaaagagcctttgggtACTGACAAAGCAGCAGTGGACGAGTTTACTTAGTCTTGACGGCCTTCTCGGTCTTTTTAGGCAGAAGCACAGCCTGAATGTTGGGCAGCACACCACCTTGAGCGATGGTCACTCCGCCGAGCAGTTTGTTCAGCTCCTCGTCGTTACGCACGGCGAGCTGCAAGTGGCGGGGAATGATACGAGTCTTCTTGTTGTCACGGGCGGCGTTACCGGCCAACTCCAGGATCTCAGCGGTCAGATACTCCAACACTGCGGCTAGGTAGACCGGAGCGCCGGCACCGACGCGCTCGGCATAGTTGCCTTTACGCAGAAGCCTGTGCACACGTCCCacggggaactgaagtccagcccTGGATGAACGAGTCTTGGCCTTAGCTCTAGCTTTTCcgccggtttttcctctgccactCATCTTGATGCTCAAATCTGTTCTAACAACTCCGAAATAAACGTTCCACCCCGAGCTCTCCGTGATATAGACAAAACGGCCACTCTCTTATTCGCTAAGAACGCAATGGCAGATTAGCCAATCACAAACAGGCCGTCGAATTCCAGCGTCACCCCTCCCACCCctgtttgtgcttgtgtgtgtgtgtgtgtgtgtgtgtgtgtgtgtgtgtgtgtgtgtgtgtgtgtgtgtgtgtgtgagagagagagagcgcgaatgaaaacagacagaagggaaTATTCATACAAAAGCACGAAGTAACAACTgtatactgaatttattta
It encodes:
- the LOC108262458 gene encoding histone H3, whose translation is MARTKQTARKSTGGKAPRKQLATKAARKSAPATGGVKKPHRYRPGTVALREIRRYQKSTELLIRKLPFQRLVREIAQDFKTDLRFQSSAVMALQEASEAYLVGLFEDTNLCAIHAKRVTIMPKDIQLARRIRGERA
- the LOC128634131 gene encoding histone H2A — translated: MSGRGKTGGKARAKAKTRSSRAGLQFPVGRVHRLLRKGNYAERVGAGAPVYLAAVLEYLTAEILELAGNAARDNKKTRIIPRHLQLAVRNDEELNKLLGGVTIAQGGVLPNIQAVLLPKKTEKAVKTK